ACTCGGCGCGCGGCGTCGCATACGTATCGATCAACCGCTCCATCAGCGGAATCGCCGCGTACGAGGCGGCGTCGGCGAGCACCACGTTCAGCGCGAAGGTGGCCGTGCTGAGCGCGGCGCGGACATACGCGGACGAACCCGGCGGCGTGTCGATAATTACGACGTCCGACGGATCGAGCCGCAAGTTCTGCAACGCTTGCGCAAGCCAGTGCGGGTCCTGGTCGACGAGCGCCTCGAAGCGGCGGCGGTCGTCTTCGAGCACCGCGCCGTAGGGCAGCACGGTCACGCCGTCCAGACCGTCGAACAACACCGATTGCCACGGGTCGCCCGTCAGCGTGGCGCGCGACAAACCGTCGATGCTGTCGAGCGGCACGCCGAAGTGCAGACGCAGCGCGTTCTGCGGATCGAGGTCGATCGCGATCACGCGCCGGCCGCCGGCGGCCAGCACGCAAGCGAGATTGGCGGCGAGGGTGGTTTTACCGACCCCGCCTTTGGCGGACACCACCGCGATGACTTTCATGAGCGACGAGGGCCGTTGACCAGCCACGAGTTGGAAGGGGCGGGCGCGGCGGCGCCGGTGGCGCTGAGCGGAGCGGCGGCCGTTTGAGCGGGCGTGCCGCGCAGCCGGTCGAAGACCGAGTGCAGCGGCACGGCGGCGGCCTGGGACGCGGCGGGTTGCGGCGGCGTGGCGGCGGGTTCGGGGGTGAAGAGTTTGCCGAGGATCGAAGGCGGCGCGGCGGGGGCTGCGGGTGCAGCCGGGCGTGCCCAGGTTTGCGCGGCGGGTTGGACCGGCGGAATCGGTTGCGTGGCTGGCGCGCGAAACTGGGCGGCGGCGACCGGGGCGCTTGCAACAGGTGCAACAGCCGGCGCCACGGGCGGAGCCGAAGCCACCGGCACAGCAGCCCGCGTCGCCGGCGTAACGGCATCGATCTTCGCAACCGCTTCCGGCAGATCGAGCTCGCCGAAGCGCGAAGCACCGCGCGGTGCCGTGGACGGCGCCGCAGCCACCGCCACCGGCGGAATATCCCGCCGATGCGAGCGGGTGAACAACGGCGCTTTCGCGCGCGTCACCGAGGCGGCATCTTTAGGCGTGGCGTCGTGCGGATCGACGGCGAGCGGCGTTGCGGCCACCTGCGGCTGAGCCCGCGCCACGCGCTGTCCGATGGCGGGAATCGTCGGTTGACTCAGATCCAGCGTGACCAGTAAAGGCCAGCGCGTGCGCGCCGAGCGCGCCTCGTTTTCGCGGCCGATTTCCTGGTACGCATTGGCGTCGCCGCCGAAATGATCGAAAAGCTTCTCGATGTCGCTGGATGAACTCATAGTGCCACCGTCTTGTTCATGACTTGCGTAACCCCGACGCCGATAGGTACCTGCCTGCTTCCGGCGCTGGAAAGCGGATGCTGCCACTGCACGCGCACCGGTCTGGCGCGTTGTTCCACCGTCTGATGCTGCTCATGCAAAAGCAACCGCCAGGCAACCGCTATCGCCGCTGTCATTGCTACTGCTACTACGCCCATTCACGACCCGTCCGCAAGCCGCGTTCAACCCGGATGGCGCCCAAGCCGAAACTCGATTGCGGTGTCCTCACCGTAACCGCTCGTCTGCGCGACCGACAAGCCCTGCGCGCCCAACGCGCTCAACCACGTCTGATAGACGCCTTCGAGAAACGCCGGGGTCCACGTCAACGCGGTGCCGCCGAATGCGAGCAGCGGCGAGCAGTAGTGAACGATGCGCAACGACTCCGGTTCGTCCGCCAGTTCCACGTAGCCCCAATCCATCTCATGCCAGACCAGATTCAACGTGTGCGCGAGCTCGGCGGTCGAGCCGCAGGCCGGCAGCGGATGCGCGGCCGCGAAACGGCTGCCGACCCGGTGCATCAGTTGACGGAGTTCATCGCGACCGATCTGCGCTTCGAACTCGGTCGCCAGGGCGCTCAGCATGCCGCGCCACTGTGGCGAGATCTGGCGTTCCAGCAGGTAATCGAGAATGGAGACCATGTTTTCCGGGAAGCGGCCGTCGCGCCTCCTCGTTCAACAGGCGGGCGATGACGGCCAGTGCAAAAAAACGTGTTTCGGGAATCGCGTTTTGTGCGCGGCCAGGTTGCTTTTACCGGCTTGTCTGGTTTGTCAAACATTGTCAGACACAATTCGCAGGAGTCTACTTAAGACGTTAAGTTTTAGCCACTTTCCATTTGTCTTTTGATACGCGCAATCGATTGCGGCGGATGCAGCGCAACAACGTAATTTTTTCTGATTGCGTTGCAAGAGCGCTTTCGCCTGAGCGTACGTCGTAAGATCGACCGCATCACGTGGTCTAACGGCATTTCGCGCGGATGTTTTAGCTTTTCTTTTTCGTGTTAAATGCAACGCTACGCCATAAGAGCAGGGCATAGGCACACAATTGTCTACGCAGTCATTGTTTCCGATTCTTTCCTGCTTCTTGCCGTTGATCCATTCATTGCGATGCTCAATCCACTCAGTCTTCTGCTGGTCACCGTTTTGTCGAGCGCCATGGCGATGGCCGTGCTCGGCTCGTTGCGGCGCGCGGCCATTCCCGGCGTCGGTTGCTGGATCGCCGCAAACGCGCTCGCGATCGTCGCGCTGATCGCCTTCTCGCTGCAAGGTCACGCGCCGCGCTGGCTGACTTTCGTCGCGTCGAACATGTTGCTGGCCGTCTCGCCGTTGCTGGTGGTGGCGGGCTGCCGGCGTTTTCTCGCGCGCCCCGCGCGGCCCTGGGTGGCCTACGCCGGGTTGGCCGTTCTGTTCGCCGGGCTGTGTTACTGGACCTTCGCCGTGCCGGACTTCAACGCGCGCGTCACGCTGGTGTCGGTGTTTCACGCGATCCTGTATGCCGTGCTGGCCGTGACCCTGTTGCGCGGCCGGCCTTTGAACCGGCCGTGCTACAGCTATTACTTCCTCACGGTCGCGGCCGCGTTGCTATGTGCTGGTCATACCTTGCGCGGCGTGATGTACGGCTTCGGCTTGCTGGTGCAGACCAACCTGATGCAGGTCACGCCGTCCAACATTATTTTTCTCGCGATCGGGGTGCTGGCGCCGCCCTGTCTGTCGATCGGCGTGGTGATGCTCGCGCACGACCGGCTGGCCGAGCGGCTCGAACGTCTGGCCAACATCGACGATCTGACCGGCGTGCTGGCGCGCCGCGCGTTCCTGAAGCTCGGCGACGTGCTGCTCGACGCGTCGCGGCAAAGCGGTTTGCCGCTGGCGCTGGCGATCATCGACATCGATTCGTTCAAGGCCGTCAACGACCGGCACGGTCACGCGGCCGGCGACCAGGTGCTGAGTCATTTCGCGACGTTCGTGGCCGCTCATCTGCGGGACGGCGATGTGCTCGGCCGACTCGGCGGCGAAGAGTTCGGCGTACTCTGTCCGGCGACCGGCGCTGCCGAAGCGGTGAGTCTGCTGGACCGGCTGCGGGCCCGGCTGACCGCGGCGACGGCGGCCGAGTTGCCGCCCGGCGGCTTGCGCTACACCTTTAGCGTCGGCGTGGACCAGCATCGGCAGGATGAATCGCTCGCGCAGTTGATGGCGCGTGCCGACAACGCGCTGTATGCCGCCAAGGCGGCCGGCCGCAATCGCGTGATGGCCGCCACGGCGCAAGCCGCATGAGGGACGCGGGAACAGGGTGAGGCAACCCAACGGCCTGAAGCAGCCGTAAGCGAACAGGCGTTCGTATCGATTTGCGTGGAAAGGTTAAATATTTGTCAGATGTTTGCCGATAACCATGGGCAGAGTGACCGGAACGAGCCTGATACCCATCAATATGCTTTCGAACTCCACGCAACATCTGTCCGATTCCGGTTTACGCGATCGCTTCCATCGACGATCGCTCGAACACCAGCGCCCACTCTCCACGGTGACGATGGCGTTCACGGTGGTCGCGTTCCTATGCTTCGTCGGGGCGCGCAACCTGGTCGGCGGTCCGGCCGCGCCGCTCGCCTACCGGCTCACGTGCGCGCTCGTGCTCGCCCTGCTGGTGCTGGCGATTCCGCGCGCCCGAACCATCTGGCTGTTCGGCGCGATCGGCATCGTCTACCTGCAGGTGCTGGTGGCCGGCATGGCGCTGAACGTCGCCGGTGTCGAGGCGCCGCTGCTGTGGGTGCTGCCGGCGCTGGCGGTGATCCCCATCTGCGCCGCGCCGCTGTGGCTCACGCCCACGCATTTCTTCACCGGCACTGTGCTGTTCTATGCGGCAGCCCTCGCGCTGCTGTCCGGCGAGCCGCGCCCGCATGACGTGAACGTCGTCGTGTGGATGTGGATCGCGGCGATCGGCATGCCGACTTCAGCGGTGTTTCACTTCGGGTTCTACCGGTTCCGGCGCAACCACTTCCTCCTTGAGAGCCAACTGGCGCAACTCGCGGCGACCGATCCGCTGACCGGTCTGCAGAACCGCCGCGCGTTCGTCAAGCAGGCCGAGCGCCGGCTCGACGGCGGCGCGCCCGACGAGCGCATCAGCGCGATCTTTCTGGACATCGACAGTTTCAAATCGCTGAACGACCGCTTCGGTCATGCGGTCGGCGACCATGCGCTGTATCAGGTCGCTCAGGTGCTGATGGAGGAGACCTCGGCGGAAGACAGCGTGAGCCGGATCGGCGGCGAGGAGTTCGCGGTGCTGCGGCGCGACGGGCTGGCCGGCGCGTTGCATCTGGCCGAGCGGCTGCGCGGCGCGATCGCCGCGATCGAGCGGCCGGACGGACATCTGACCGCGAGCTTCGGCGTGGCCGAGCACCGGCGTGGCGAAAGCATCATGGTGCTGCTGGATCGCGCCGACGAAGCCTTGCTGCGCGCCAAGCACTCCGGGCGCAACCGCGTGTGCGCCGAACGCGCGCTGCCGCTCGAAGCGCTGCAACTGCTCGGCGACGATTTTGCCGCGGACGGGGAGGTGCGCCGGCATCGCTGGGAGGAGTATTACCTGACCTCGCACTTCCAGCCGCTCTACAGCCTGTCGCATCAGAAGCAGGTCGGCTTCGAGGCGTTGCTGCGCGGCGAACAGGACGACGGCACGCTAGTGCCGCCCGTGGTGCTGTTCGCGCCGAAGCCGTCCAGCGACGAAGGTGCGCTCGACCGCGCGAGTCATGCGGTCCATCTGGGCAATGCGCGCAAGTCGCTGCCCGCCGACGCGTGGCTGTTCCTCAATATTTTGCCGGCCACCTTCATCGCCGAGGGGTATGCGGATCAGCTCGCGAAGATCGTGCGGGCGGTCGGGCTCGATCCTGAACGCGTGATCCTCGAAATTCTCGAGTCGCATGGCGGCAGTGTGGACGACATGTCGCGCGCGGCGGCGTTGTATCGCGAGCACGGCTTCCTGATCGCCGTCGACGATTTCGGCGCCGGTCAGTCGAATCTCGACCGCTTGCTGCGCATTCGTCCGGACATCGTCAAGCTCGACGGCGAACTGATTCGCGCGACCAGCCACGGCACCGAACAGCCGATCCTGCCGAAGCTCGTCTCGCTGCTGCACCAGGCGGGCATGCTGGTGGTGGTCGAAGGCGTGGAGACGACCGAGGAGCTGATTCTCGCGGTGGAGTCGAACGTGGATTTCGCGCAAGGCTATCTGCTCGGGCGGCCGGCGGCGGAGATTGCGCCGCCGGAGTCGGTGCATCGGCGTATCGACGACGCGTTCGACGTGATCGCGCAAGGCCGCGCGCATCAGCATGCGTTGTTCGAGTCCGAAGTGGAGCCTTACCGGGTGGGTTTGCGCGCCGCCGCCGATTCGCTGCTCGCGGGTGTCGTGATGGACGACGCGTTTGCTGCGCTGTCGCGCTTCGAGCGCTGCATCAGTTGCTTCATTCTCGACGACTCCGGCCGACAGGTCGGGCCCGAAGTACCGGGGCCGGCGCACAACAGCAAGGGCGCGTCGCTGCATCCGGTCGCGAATCCGCGCGATGCGCGCTGGGATCATCGGCCGTATTTCCGCAACGCGGTGTTGCTGCCGGGCGTGGCGGTGGCGAGCAATCCGTATCTGTCGCTGGCGAGTGGCCGGCCGTGTGTCGCGGTGACGTTGGCGGTGCAGTTCGCGGCCGGGCGCTCGGTGATTGGCGTGGAGCTGGACTGGTCGGCGCTGGGGTTGCCGTGGCCGGCGGGGGATTAGCGACGGGGCCGGGGGGGCGCGTCTGGTAGTGAGCCGTTAGCGAGCCGTCCCGCCTTATAGGCAAACGGTGACCGATTGCCGGTCACCGAGCGGTCAACTCAATACCCGCCTTTAACCGGCGCCGCCGCACCCGCCGTGTTTTTATACGACGCCGCCAGATCCGCCGCCGCGCGACTCAGCAAACCCGTGTCCGTGCCTACCGCCACGAACGTCGCGCCCGCCGCGAGATAGTCGGCCGCGAGCGCCGGATCCGGCGCCAGCACACCTGCCGCCTTGCCCGCACGCCGCACGATGTCGATGCCTTGACGGATCGCTGCGCGCACGCCCGGATCGCCGGGTTTGCCCAGCAAGCCCATCGACGCACTCAAATCCGCCGGCCCGAAAAACACACCGTCGACGCCATCCACGGCCGCGATGGCCGGCAGGTTCTCCATGCCTTGCACGGTTTCCACCTGCACCAGCACGCACAACTCGCTAGCCGCCGCGTTCAGATAATCGGGAATCCGATTCCAGCGCGAGGCGCGCGCCAACGCGCTGCCCACACCCCGAATGCCTTGCGGCGGATAACGCGTGGCGGCGACCGCGTCGGCGGCTTGCGCGGCGGTATCGATCATGGGCAGCAGCAGGGTTTGCGCGCCGATGTCGAGCAACTGCTTGATCAGCGCGCTGTCGCTGCGCACTGGCCGCACCACCGGATGCGACGGGTACGCGGCCACGGCCTGCAATTGCGCGAGCGTGCTGCGCACGTCGTTCGGTGCATGTTCGTTGTCGATCAGCAGCCAGTCGAAACCGGCCGTGGCCAGCAATTCGGTGACGTACCCATCGGCGAGCGCGGCCCACAGACCGAACTGCGGTTGGCCTTCGCTCAGCGCGCGTTTGAAGGGGTTGTGCGGTAGGGATAGGGACATAAGCCGCCTCAGATGAAATTCAAACCGATGCCGCCTAGCGGACCGTAGTCGACATGGAACGTGTCGCCCGCGCGCGCCGGGATCGGGCTCGTGAACGAACCGCTCAGGATCACGTCGTTGGCGTTCAGCGATTCGTCGTAGGGAGCGATCTTGTTTGCGAGCCAGGCCACGCCGGTCGCGGGATGGTTGAGCACGGCGGCGGCGAGACCGCTTTCTTCGACTGCGCCATTCTTGTACAGCAGCGCGCCGACCCAGCGCAGGTCGACGTCCAGCGGTCGCACCGGTCGCCCGCCGAGCACGATGCCCGCATTGGCCGCGAAGTCCGAGATCGTGTCGTAGACCTTGCGCGGTGCCTTGGTGTCACGGTCGAACTGTTCGATGCGCGCGTCGATGATCTCCACCGCGGGGGTTACGTAGGCGGTGGCGTCGAGCACGTCGAACAGCGTCACGCCGGGGCCTTTCAGCGGCTTGCTCAGCACGAACGCCAGTTCGACTTCCACGCGCGGGGAGATGAAGCGATCCGCGCGAATGTCCTGGCCGGCCTCGATAAACATGCTGTCGAGCAACGGCGCGTAATCGGGTTCGTCGATCTGCGACGAACGCTGCATGGCGCGCGACGTCAGGCCGATCTTGCGGCCCTTGATCACGTGGCCGGCGGCGAGTTTGAGCTTGACCCACTCGCGTTGAATCGCGTAGCCGTCCTGGACGGTCATGGTCGGAAACCGGGCGGAGAAGTGGCGCAGTTGCGTGCGGGTTTTCTCGGCGTGGTCGAGTTCTGCCGCGAGGTCGCGGATAGTCTGTTCGTCTAGCATGATGGGTTCTCGATGAGCCGCGTTTTTCCGGCCTTTTTAGGCCTTGAGCCGTGCGTGCAGATTGTTGTGCTTCCATGTGCCGGCTTCGCTGAACTCGTTGATTTCCAGCGACAACGCGAGGCCGTGCTGCTCGAATTCCGTGGCGAAGTGCTGTTTGATCAGCGCGAACAGGGCTTCGCCGGTGGCCTTTTTAGCGGCCTCCGAGCGGCCCGCGCCGATCTTCAGATTCGCGTGCAGGAACGCGGCGTCGGGGCGGCCGTCGGCAATGCAGTACTGTTCGCAGCGCAACGCGCGCACGCGGATGCCGCCGAGCGGATAGACCCGTTGTTCGTTTTCGCGCTGGGCGTCGAGGCACTGCGCGAGTGCGTTGCACAGTTGCCCGATGCTGTCGGCGTTCGCGAGATTGGCGCTGTATTCGAGTGTGAGATGCGGCACGTTAGGCTCCTAACTCTGATTCAGGCGACTTCAAACGGGCAGCGGCGTGACCGGAAAGATCGCATTGATCTGGCCGGTGCCCGAACTGCCGAAATACGGCGTGACGACTTCCACCTTGCCGTCGTAGCGATCCCAACCGAGTGCGCCGAGCAGCATCGCGGTGTCGTGCATGCCGCCTTCGCCCCAACATTTCTCGTTGTAGAGCGGCAGCATTTCGCAGAAGGTTTTCCAGTCGCCGGCTTCCCACATCTCGACCACTTTGCGGTCCATCTGTTCGAGGAACGGGTTCCACACCTTATGCATGAACTGCTCGGCGGTGCCGTTATCGGCGAAGTGGTGGCTGAGCGACCCGCTCGCCAGAATCGCGACGGTGCCGTCGTAGCGCTCTTCGATCGCCTTGCGCACCGCGAGGCCGAAGCGGGCGCTGGTGGCGAGGTCGTGCCACATGCACCAGCCCGCTACCGAGACGGTCTTGAAGTGCTGATCGGCGTTCATATAGCGCATCGGCACCAGCGTGCCGTACTCGAGTTCGAGCGTGGTCTGGCTGTGCGCGCGGCTTTTCACGCCCATTTCGTTCGCGACTTCGGCGATCAGGTCACCGAGTCCGACATTGCCGGGGTACGCGTACGGCATGTTCTTGATGAAATGCGGCAGTTCGTTGCTGGTGTAGACGCCTTCGAAATTCGGCGCGCAATTGATGTGGTATTCGCTGTTCACCAGCCAGTGCACGTCGAACACCACGATCGTATCCACGCCCAGTTCACGGCAGCGGCGGCCGATTTCATGATGACCGTCGATCGCCGGTTGACGGCAGCCCTTATGCGGGCCGTCGAGTTCGGACAGATATAACGACGGGACGTGCGTGACTTTTGCTGCTAATGCGAGCGTGCCCACTTTGATCTCCTGTCGACCCGAGTTAGCGCTTCAGCGCTTACTCGGGTCCCATGGCGCTTTCCTTGATCTCCGCAACGCAGTTGCGGCGCTATGTCGTGTGGCGCCTCAAACGCCCCAGCGCGGAATGTGATGCGAGCCGAGCGACACGCAGACGTTCTTCGGTTCGAGGAACACTTCATAGCTCCACGTGCCGCCTTCGCGACCCACGCCGGAAGCTTTTGTACCGCCGAACGGCTGACGCAGATCGCGCACGTTCTGACTATTGACGAAGCACATGCCGGCTTCGACCGCCGCGGCGACGCGCAGCGCGCGACCCGTGCTCTCGGTCCAGATGTAGCTCGACAGACCGTACGAAATATCGTTCGCAAGTCTGATCGCCTCGGCTTCGTCGTCGAACGGAATCAGGCAGGCGACCGGGCCGAAGATTTCTTCCTGCGCAATGCGCATGCGGTTGTCGACGTCGACGAACACCGTCGGCTTCACGAAGTTGCCTTTGCGCATGGCGTCCGGCAAATCCGGCGCGTCGAGTCCGCCGCACGCGAGCGTCGCGCCTTCTTTCGGGCCGAGTTCGATATAGCTGCGCACTTTCGCCAGATGCCCCTGGCTGATCATCGGTCCGACGATCGTGCTGTCGGCGAGCGGATCGCCCACCGTCAGGCGCTTCGCACGCTCCACGAATCGCTCGGCGAATCGCGCGTAAATCGAGCGCTGCACGAGAATGCGCGAACCGGCGGTGCAGCGTTCGCCGTTGTTCGAGAAGATCATGAACACGGCGGCGTCGAGCGCGCGTTCGAAATCGGCGTCGTCGAAAATCACGAACGGCGACTTGCCGCCCAGTTCCATCGAAAACTTCTTCAGGCCGGCGGTCTGCACGATACGGTTGCCGGTCGCGGTCGATCCCGTGAACGACACGGCGTGCACGTCGGGATGCGCGACCAGCGGCTCGCCGGTGTCTTTGCCGAAACCGTGCACGACGTTCAGCACGCCCGCCGGAATGCCCGCTTCGAGCGCGAGCTGGCCGAGCATCGACGCGGTGAGCGGCGACAGCTCGCTCATCTTCAGCACCGCCGTGTTGCCGAAGGCGAGGCAGGGCGCAACCTTCCACGTGGCGGTCATGAACGGCACGTTCCACGGCGAGATCAGCGCGCACACGCCGACCGGATGGAACAGCGTGTAGTTCAGATGTGTCTCGGTCGGATACGTATGGCCGTCGACGCGCGTGCACATCTCGGCGAAGTAGTTGAAGTTGTCGGCGGCGCGCGGCACGAGTTGCTTGCGCGTTTGCGAGATCGTCTGACCCGTGTCCTTCGTTTCGGTCTCGGAGATCTCCGGCACGTTCTTCACGATCAGCTCGCCGAGCTTGCGGATCAGCTTCGCGCGCTCGGCGGCGGGTTTGGCGGCCCAGGCGGGGAACGCGTCTTTGGCCGCACGCACGGCGGCGTCCACTTCCTGCGCGCTGCCGCGGGCGACTTCGGCGAGCACCTCTTGCGTGGCCGGATTGACCGTTTCGAAGTAATCCTGCGCGGCGCTCGTTTTGCCGTTGATCAGATGGTCGATTCGCATTGCCTTGTCCTTTCTCTATTCACTGTCGATCAGGCGATCAGCCGATCAGGCGCGGCCGAAGTCCGCGTCGGAGGCGATCGTATTGACGAGACGGCCAAGGCCGTCGATTTCGCAGACCACTTCGTCGCCGGCATTCACGTTGACGATGCCTTCCGGCGTGCCGGTGAGGATCACGTCGCCGGGCGCGAGCGTCATGAAGCCGCTCAGGTATTCGATCAGCGCCGGAATGTCGGTGACGAGATCGCGCGTATTGCCGTGCTGCTGGCGGGTGCCGTTCACGAACGTGCGCAATTCCAGTTGCGTGACGTCGGCGATATCGGCGGCGTCGACGAACCAGGGGCCGAGCACCGTGCCGCCGTCGCGATTCTTCACGCGCAGGTTGGGGCGGTAGTAGTTTTCGAGGTAATCGCGGATCGCGTAGTCGTTGGCGATCATGTAGCCGGCCACGTGCTGCATGGCGTTTTCGCGCGTCACGTTCTGCGCGGTGCGGCCGATCACCACCGCCAGCTCGCACTCGTAGTGCATGAAGGCGACGCCGGCCGGGCGGCGCGTGAAGCCGCGATGGCCGATCACCGTGCCCGGTCCCTTGAGGAACACGAGTGGCTCTTCCTGCTTGCTGAACTGCAATTCCCTGGCATGCTCGGCGTAGTTCAAGCCGAGCGCGAAGATCGTGCCGACGTCGATCGGCGCGAGCCAGACCACTTCATTCTCGCGACACACGCGGCCATCGGCCAGGCGCACGCCTTGTGCATCCGGATAGGCTTCGTGAATCGCGCCTGCATACGCTACACGGCCGCGCATCATGACGGTTCTCCTGCGTGTTTTGTTGCACCCGCTGCCGCGTCTGAAGCGGCGACAAACGAAATGGTCAGCGGCGGCAAGCCGCCGATAGAGAGCGTGGCGGTGTCGCCGACATGCGCGACCGGCGAACCGTGCGGCACGCCGAGCGTGATGACGTCGCCTGCGCTGAGGGTCATGAAATCGGTGACGTCGGCGAGCAATCGCGCCACGTTGCGCACCGACGACGCCGTGTTCGCCGTGAACGGTTCAGCGCCGTTGAGCGACACGGTGATGTCGAGACGATCCGGCACGGCAACATGATGCGCTGCAACGACCGCCGGTCCGATCACGCAAAAACCGTCGCGCGCGCGGAACCGCACCGAAGGGCGGTACACGCTCGCATGCGGCACGCTAAGGTCGCCCACCAGCGTGTAACCGGCAACGTAGTCCAATGCGCGATCCGCGTCGACCCGTGTTGCAGTGCGGCCGATCACGATACCGAGCGACGCACCCACTTCCACGCCCAACGCGTTGTCCGGCACGACGACCCGAGCGCGATGCCCGGCGAACGTATTGCGCGGCTTCAGATACAGCACCGGCGCTTGCGGCGGCGCCTTGTACGGCGCGGCGTGCATCGCATCGCCGAGCGCCGCGAGCGCGGCGCGGTCGTTCAGCAAGGTTCCATAAACCGCGCCGCTAACCGGCGCGCGGCATGCCATGCCACGGCCCAGCAGGGCGGCCGCGCTGGCGGCGTCCACATCGCGAGGCAGCGCGTCGCCTTCGGGATGCAGCAGATGATCGGCAAGTGCAAACATAGTCTGGCGGTCTCTCGGCAAAAACACTAACATGTTAGTAGTATCGCGCTTGATATGATCCATGGTCAATAGTCATGTCGGCTGATCGCGGGTTTTCCCTTAAGCTTCGACGGCTGCTTTTTTAATTCCTCTTCGAACATGTCCGCTGCCTCCACCCGAGTTTTGCACCGCAACCTGCCCATGCTGTTGTTGCGCGCCCGAGAAAAAATGATGGAGCGTTTTCGTCCATTGATTACCGCGCATGGATTGACCGAGCAGCAATGGCGCGTGATCCGCGCGCTCAACGAGCACGGGCCGATGGAGCCGCGTCATATCTCCGACATCTGCACGATTTCGAGCCCGAGCATGGCCGGCGTGCTCGCGCGGATGGAGAGCATGGAACTGGTGATCAAGGAGCGTTTCGCGGAAGACCAGCGGCGCGTGCTGGTGTCGCTGACCGAGACCAGCGTGGACCTGGTGCGGGTGATTTCAAAAGATCTTGAAGCGCATTACCGCGAGTTGGAGCGCAAGGTCGGACCGGAGATCGTCGAACGGGTTTATCGCGCGGTGGACGATCTGCTGGCCGGTCTCGAAGAAGAGGACGAGTAACGCCGTGGCTCAGTTGCCTGCGTCGGCGGTCGTAGGATTGCCGGCGGTTTCCCGCAGGCCGAGCAGCCAGGGAATCTGACTCTTGTCGTGCATGCCGAGCTTCTTGTACGCGCAACGCAGATAGTGGCGCACGGTAGTCGGTGAAATCGCCATGCGTTGCGCGACTTCCTTGTGCGAGAGGCCATCGCCATACAGTTTGATCGCGCTGAGTTCGCGCGGACTCAACCGGTCGAGCG
This genomic stretch from Paraburkholderia bryophila harbors:
- the hpaH gene encoding 2-oxo-hept-4-ene-1,7-dioate hydratase codes for the protein MLDEQTIRDLAAELDHAEKTRTQLRHFSARFPTMTVQDGYAIQREWVKLKLAAGHVIKGRKIGLTSRAMQRSSQIDEPDYAPLLDSMFIEAGQDIRADRFISPRVEVELAFVLSKPLKGPGVTLFDVLDATAYVTPAVEIIDARIEQFDRDTKAPRKVYDTISDFAANAGIVLGGRPVRPLDVDLRWVGALLYKNGAVEESGLAAAVLNHPATGVAWLANKIAPYDESLNANDVILSGSFTSPIPARAGDTFHVDYGPLGGIGLNFI
- the bcsP gene encoding cellulose biosynthesis protein BcsP, translated to MSSSSDIEKLFDHFGGDANAYQEIGRENEARSARTRWPLLVTLDLSQPTIPAIGQRVARAQPQVAATPLAVDPHDATPKDAASVTRAKAPLFTRSHRRDIPPVAVAAAPSTAPRGASRFGELDLPEAVAKIDAVTPATRAAVPVASAPPVAPAVAPVASAPVAAAQFRAPATQPIPPVQPAAQTWARPAAPAAPAAPPSILGKLFTPEPAATPPQPAASQAAAVPLHSVFDRLRGTPAQTAAAPLSATGAAAPAPSNSWLVNGPRRS
- the bcsQ gene encoding cellulose biosynthesis protein BcsQ, which encodes MKVIAVVSAKGGVGKTTLAANLACVLAAGGRRVIAIDLDPQNALRLHFGVPLDSIDGLSRATLTGDPWQSVLFDGLDGVTVLPYGAVLEDDRRRFEALVDQDPHWLAQALQNLRLDPSDVVIIDTPPGSSAYVRAALSTATFALNVVLADAASYAAIPLMERLIDTYATPRAEFGGEGYVVNQIDQSRQLTKDVLKVLRQMLGAKLFPGVIHLDEGVSEALACDTTLIHYDPLSQAAADFRACGAWLMTTVDAIAVSPRSVA
- the bcsD gene encoding cellulose biosynthesis protein BcsD; this translates as MVSILDYLLERQISPQWRGMLSALATEFEAQIGRDELRQLMHRVGSRFAAAHPLPACGSTAELAHTLNLVWHEMDWGYVELADEPESLRIVHYCSPLLAFGGTALTWTPAFLEGVYQTWLSALGAQGLSVAQTSGYGEDTAIEFRLGRHPG
- a CDS encoding bifunctional diguanylate cyclase/phosphodiesterase, encoding MLSNSTQHLSDSGLRDRFHRRSLEHQRPLSTVTMAFTVVAFLCFVGARNLVGGPAAPLAYRLTCALVLALLVLAIPRARTIWLFGAIGIVYLQVLVAGMALNVAGVEAPLLWVLPALAVIPICAAPLWLTPTHFFTGTVLFYAAALALLSGEPRPHDVNVVVWMWIAAIGMPTSAVFHFGFYRFRRNHFLLESQLAQLAATDPLTGLQNRRAFVKQAERRLDGGAPDERISAIFLDIDSFKSLNDRFGHAVGDHALYQVAQVLMEETSAEDSVSRIGGEEFAVLRRDGLAGALHLAERLRGAIAAIERPDGHLTASFGVAEHRRGESIMVLLDRADEALLRAKHSGRNRVCAERALPLEALQLLGDDFAADGEVRRHRWEEYYLTSHFQPLYSLSHQKQVGFEALLRGEQDDGTLVPPVVLFAPKPSSDEGALDRASHAVHLGNARKSLPADAWLFLNILPATFIAEGYADQLAKIVRAVGLDPERVILEILESHGGSVDDMSRAAALYREHGFLIAVDDFGAGQSNLDRLLRIRPDIVKLDGELIRATSHGTEQPILPKLVSLLHQAGMLVVVEGVETTEELILAVESNVDFAQGYLLGRPAAEIAPPESVHRRIDDAFDVIAQGRAHQHALFESEVEPYRVGLRAAADSLLAGVVMDDAFAALSRFERCISCFILDDSGRQVGPEVPGPAHNSKGASLHPVANPRDARWDHRPYFRNAVLLPGVAVASNPYLSLASGRPCVAVTLAVQFAAGRSVIGVELDWSALGLPWPAGD
- the hpaI gene encoding 4-hydroxy-2-oxoheptanedioate aldolase, which produces MSLSLPHNPFKRALSEGQPQFGLWAALADGYVTELLATAGFDWLLIDNEHAPNDVRSTLAQLQAVAAYPSHPVVRPVRSDSALIKQLLDIGAQTLLLPMIDTAAQAADAVAATRYPPQGIRGVGSALARASRWNRIPDYLNAAASELCVLVQVETVQGMENLPAIAAVDGVDGVFFGPADLSASMGLLGKPGDPGVRAAIRQGIDIVRRAGKAAGVLAPDPALAADYLAAGATFVAVGTDTGLLSRAAADLAASYKNTAGAAAPVKGGY
- a CDS encoding GGDEF domain-containing protein → MLNPLSLLLVTVLSSAMAMAVLGSLRRAAIPGVGCWIAANALAIVALIAFSLQGHAPRWLTFVASNMLLAVSPLLVVAGCRRFLARPARPWVAYAGLAVLFAGLCYWTFAVPDFNARVTLVSVFHAILYAVLAVTLLRGRPLNRPCYSYYFLTVAAALLCAGHTLRGVMYGFGLLVQTNLMQVTPSNIIFLAIGVLAPPCLSIGVVMLAHDRLAERLERLANIDDLTGVLARRAFLKLGDVLLDASRQSGLPLALAIIDIDSFKAVNDRHGHAAGDQVLSHFATFVAAHLRDGDVLGRLGGEEFGVLCPATGAAEAVSLLDRLRARLTAATAAELPPGGLRYTFSVGVDQHRQDESLAQLMARADNALYAAKAAGRNRVMAATAQAA